A single region of the Psychrobacter alimentarius genome encodes:
- a CDS encoding FxsA family protein codes for MGQIVGIAIVWFIIEMLLWYLLAQFISGWWVFIWFIIAAVIGISLIRKGMASLNPMAQQMKAGGMMNPAMRPQESTMMKSVAMAAAGILLLIPGVLSDLIALLVVLPPVQKKLKDVANNYVMNNQQKMMEMMAKQMGGGQNPFGNMGGQNPFGGASGMNKQSPFGQQQNPFGDVFKQNTTVDGTAKNIPKDVKKITKSANDE; via the coding sequence ATGGGTCAGATAGTTGGTATTGCCATCGTTTGGTTTATTATCGAAATGCTATTGTGGTATTTACTTGCACAATTTATAAGTGGCTGGTGGGTTTTCATATGGTTTATTATCGCTGCAGTCATCGGTATTTCACTCATTCGTAAAGGCATGGCATCCCTTAATCCAATGGCGCAGCAAATGAAAGCTGGCGGCATGATGAATCCTGCAATGCGTCCACAAGAATCTACCATGATGAAAAGTGTGGCCATGGCTGCGGCAGGTATTTTGTTACTGATTCCAGGTGTGCTTAGTGACCTTATTGCCTTATTGGTGGTCTTACCACCAGTACAAAAGAAACTAAAAGACGTGGCCAATAACTATGTGATGAACAATCAGCAAAAAATGATGGAGATGATGGCCAAGCAGATGGGCGGCGGTCAAAATCCATTCGGTAATATGGGTGGCCAAAACCCATTTGGCGGTGCAAGTGGTATGAACAAACAAAGTCCATTTGGTCAGCAGCAGAATCCATTTGGTGATGTGTTTAAACAAAATACAACCGTCGACGGTACAGCGAAAAATATACCCAAAGATGTGAAAAAAATCACAAAGTCTGCCAATGATGAATAG
- the ruvC gene encoding crossover junction endodeoxyribonuclease RuvC, whose product MAIIIGIDPGSRMTGYGIVQQTGDKLTYIDAGTIRTDTKEMPERLKRIFNGLTRITQHHLKYADEPIYTAIEQVFMAENPDSALKLGQARGAAIAAMVALDLEVSEYTARQIKQAVCGYGAAAKEQVQEMVCRILSLDVVPQADAADGLACAICHAHSSHSMNKLILNSAMRGRGASKKKGRWRLTEEDLGNLR is encoded by the coding sequence ATGGCAATTATTATCGGTATTGATCCCGGTTCACGTATGACAGGTTATGGCATTGTTCAGCAAACTGGCGATAAGCTAACCTATATTGATGCAGGTACGATTCGCACAGACACTAAAGAGATGCCCGAGCGCCTTAAACGCATTTTTAATGGTTTAACGCGTATTACTCAGCATCATCTAAAATATGCGGATGAGCCAATTTATACGGCTATTGAGCAAGTATTTATGGCAGAGAACCCTGACTCTGCGCTTAAGCTTGGTCAGGCACGAGGTGCTGCCATTGCAGCCATGGTAGCCCTAGATTTAGAAGTTTCAGAGTATACGGCGCGCCAAATCAAGCAAGCGGTTTGTGGTTATGGCGCGGCCGCCAAAGAGCAGGTACAAGAGATGGTTTGTCGAATACTGTCTTTAGACGTAGTGCCACAAGCGGATGCCGCAGATGGACTTGCCTGCGCAATCTGTCATGCGCATTCCAGTCATTCGATGAATAAGTTGATACTTAATAGTGCGATGCGTGGACGCGGGGCTTCTAAGAAAAAAGGACGCTGGCGTTTGACTGAAGAAGATCTCGGCAATCTGCGATAA
- a CDS encoding META domain-containing protein, with product MRLSFRTLSFKLGILPSMLVASLALGACQNSTSTNEKEKTEHAKAVDNEVMASDADETTDEPITDNKSAEQAMISTLSDHRWTLVSVMGNESQPLNELAVVKDEVRLSFNQYQGQNTLNYSVGCNTISANYQLQGSVLSVDDSMSTKMLCADLNAAENSLIDLMEGDSQIVVTKNDASQEEQAVLTQLTNEETTLVWEGQLTDQAKYNSKGETVFWAVNAKKTSCNDTTSEMCLQVKPITYDNQGIKSSEGQWAPFAGVIDGYQPDGKHDEVLRIQRYALDADTNTAANDNRLEAPSEAYAYVLDAVIESAVAE from the coding sequence ATGAGATTATCTTTTAGGACACTGTCTTTTAAATTGGGAATATTACCAAGTATGTTGGTAGCAAGTTTGGCGTTAGGCGCTTGTCAAAATTCTACGTCGACTAACGAAAAAGAAAAGACAGAACATGCTAAAGCGGTCGATAATGAGGTCATGGCGTCTGATGCAGATGAAACGACTGATGAGCCTATAACAGACAATAAAAGTGCTGAACAAGCAATGATCTCTACTCTATCAGATCATCGATGGACGCTTGTATCTGTCATGGGTAATGAGTCCCAGCCACTGAATGAATTGGCAGTTGTTAAAGATGAAGTAAGACTGTCTTTCAATCAGTACCAAGGTCAGAACACTTTAAATTATAGCGTCGGTTGTAATACGATCAGTGCCAATTATCAATTACAAGGGTCGGTTTTAAGCGTTGATGACAGTATGAGTACTAAAATGCTATGTGCTGATCTGAATGCCGCTGAAAATAGCTTGATTGATCTGATGGAAGGCGATAGTCAAATAGTAGTGACAAAAAATGATGCTTCTCAAGAAGAACAGGCAGTATTGACTCAGCTCACGAATGAAGAAACCACATTGGTTTGGGAAGGTCAACTTACGGATCAAGCCAAATATAATAGTAAAGGTGAGACGGTATTTTGGGCCGTGAATGCCAAGAAAACGTCTTGTAATGACACTACTTCTGAGATGTGTTTGCAAGTCAAACCCATTACCTATGATAATCAGGGAATTAAGAGTAGTGAAGGGCAGTGGGCGCCATTTGCTGGCGTTATTGATGGTTATCAGCCGGATGGTAAGCATGACGAAGTGCTACGCATACAGCGTTATGCTTTAGATGCGGACACAAATACTGCTGCAAATGATAACCGTCTAGAGGCACCAAGTGAGGCGTATGCTTATGTATTGGACGCTGTGATTGAAAGTGCAGTCGCTGAGTAA
- a CDS encoding glutathione S-transferase family protein encodes MKKLYITRTAPNPRKALILLASKGIDVDDMDDIDVVDIDFANNEQMSEAFTKINPMQTVPVLKLDDNTILNDSQAVCEYLDRVYGERSVMGNDVVQRAQVCSMRRIAEFEVLYNYMLAFQHSHPSKAQRVEQVPEFVAPSIARSNKALAYFETVLEGREYLVGEQLSFADIVLYLGLDFGKLLKVDPNAQGENLARFYQKMNDRFSIANMSKAKSTDENK; translated from the coding sequence ATGAAAAAATTATACATCACCCGTACAGCACCCAATCCACGTAAAGCGCTTATTTTATTGGCATCAAAAGGAATTGATGTTGATGACATGGATGATATCGATGTAGTGGACATTGATTTTGCTAATAATGAGCAGATGTCAGAGGCGTTTACTAAGATAAATCCTATGCAGACAGTGCCAGTGTTGAAGTTGGACGATAATACGATACTCAATGATTCTCAGGCAGTTTGCGAATACCTTGACCGCGTCTATGGTGAGCGTTCTGTGATGGGCAATGATGTAGTACAGCGCGCGCAAGTGTGCTCAATGCGCCGCATTGCTGAATTTGAAGTTCTATATAACTATATGCTCGCGTTTCAACACAGTCATCCTTCAAAAGCGCAGCGCGTTGAGCAAGTGCCAGAGTTTGTTGCGCCCTCTATTGCACGTTCAAACAAAGCGTTGGCTTATTTTGAAACGGTTTTGGAAGGTCGTGAGTACTTAGTCGGGGAGCAATTAAGTTTCGCTGATATCGTTTTATACCTTGGGTTGGATTTTGGCAAACTACTCAAAGTGGATCCTAATGCTCAAGGTGAAAATCTTGCGCGTTTTTATCAGAAAATGAACGACCGTTTTAGCATTGCAAACATGTCAAAAGCAAAATCCACAGATGAAAATAAATAA
- a CDS encoding peroxiredoxin, whose translation MAHLRLGDTAPNFDAATTEGNINFHEWAGDNWVVFFSHPADFTPVCTTELGRAAALNGEFQKRNVKPICISVDSLEDHKAWASDIGETQGTEMNFPIIADPNKEVAELYDMMHPNADSTHTVRSVFIIDPNKKVRLTLTYPASCGRNFDEIIRVIDALQLSDEYNIATPVDWKDGDDVIIPPSVKNEDIAAKYPKGHKEIKPYLRTTPAPNK comes from the coding sequence ATGGCACATTTACGTTTAGGCGATACCGCACCAAATTTTGATGCTGCGACTACAGAAGGTAATATCAATTTCCACGAGTGGGCAGGTGACAACTGGGTGGTATTCTTCTCACATCCAGCCGATTTTACCCCAGTATGTACCACTGAGCTTGGTCGTGCAGCTGCATTAAATGGCGAGTTCCAAAAGCGCAATGTTAAGCCGATTTGTATCTCTGTCGATAGCCTAGAAGATCATAAGGCATGGGCAAGTGACATCGGTGAGACTCAAGGTACTGAGATGAACTTCCCAATTATCGCTGATCCTAACAAAGAAGTGGCTGAATTGTACGATATGATGCACCCAAATGCGGATAGCACACATACAGTGCGTAGTGTCTTTATTATTGATCCAAACAAAAAGGTTCGTTTGACCCTAACGTATCCTGCCAGCTGTGGTCGTAACTTTGATGAAATCATTCGCGTTATTGATGCGCTACAATTGTCTGATGAGTACAATATCGCAACGCCAGTAGATTGGAAAGATGGTGACGACGTGATCATTCCACCAAGCGTAAAAAACGAAGACATCGCAGCCAAGTATCCGAAAGGCCATAAAGAGATTAAGCCTTATCTACGTACAACGCCTGCGCCTAATAAATAA